A window of the Citrus sinensis cultivar Valencia sweet orange chromosome 9, DVS_A1.0, whole genome shotgun sequence genome harbors these coding sequences:
- the LOC102612431 gene encoding receptor-like kinase TMK4 translates to MMRKKPQVSICAVVLLLLQLTTTSLGDDGSVMLKLAQSLQNLPSDWSSTSSTGYCRWTGINCDNSNRVTSISLAKSGLSGTLSPEISSLTQLETLSFQINNIAGAIPSLANATSLQDIYLDNNNFTSVPTGCFDGLTNLQVLSLSDNPNLAPWPFPNELTKSTSLTTLYMDNANIFGLIPDFFDSFSNLQNLRLSYNNFTGSLPASFAKSDIQNLWMNDQQLGLSGTLDVLSGMTQLRQVWLHKNQFTGPIPDLSKCESLFDLSLRDNQLTGVVPASVISLPALLNISLQNNKLQGPYPLFPSKVQKVSLDHNNFCKNSSDAATPCDPQVTTLLQIAGDMGYPAILSDSWEGNNACDGWPFVTCSQGRIIIINLANKHLAGKISPAYANLTSLKNLYLQQNNLTGPIPDGLTKLASLQNLDVSNNNLSGKVPDFGSNVKFTVSPGNPFIGTNVDTTPGGAGTPGSKPSGPSGSPAASSKSKLSVGTIVAIVVVVVIFIAVVFFVVYKFIARRKHRKFGRVKNPEVGNEMNKNGVTGGNGTNGYNGVPSELHSQSSGDVSDRHLFEGGNVAISIEVLRQVTDNFSEANILGRGGFGVVYGGELPDGTKIAVKRMESNTMGNKGLSEFQAEIAVLTKVRHRHLVALLGYCINGSERLLVYEYMPRGTLAQHLFEWHDHGYTPLTWKQRVTIALDVARGVEYLHSLAQQSFIHRDLKPSNILIGDDMRAKVADFGLVKNAPDGKYSVETRLAGTFGYLAPEYAATGRVTTKIDVYAFGVVLMETITGRKALDDTMPDDRAHLVTWFRRVLISKENIPKAIDPNLNLDEETIESIYRVAELAGHCTAREPQQRPDMGHAVNVLGPLVEQWKPATREDEDGYGIDLHMSLPQALQRWQANEGTSTMFGDMSSSYSQSHSSIPSKPSGFADTFNSADCR, encoded by the exons ATGATGCGCAAAAAACCCCAGGTTTCCATCTGCGCCGTCGTCCTTCTCTTGCTCCAGCTGACGACGACGTCGTTGGGCGACGACGGGTCGGTGATGCTGAAGCTAGCTCAGTCGCTGCAGAACCTACCCTCTGACTGGTCCAGCACATCCTCAACCGGGTACTGCAGGTGGACCGGCATCAATTGCGACAACTCAAACCGCGTGACAAGCATAAGCCTCGCAAAAAGCGGACTCAGTGGCACTCTTTCGCCGGAAATCTCATCCCTCACGCAGCTGGAAACCCTTTCTTTCCAAATAAACAACATTGCCGGCGCCATTCCCTCCCTTGCCAACGCGACGTCGTTGCAAGATATCTATTTGGACAACAACAACTTCACCAGCGTACCCACTGGCTGCTTCGACGGCTTAACGAACTTGCAAGTGTTGAGTCTCAGCGACAACCCAAATCTTGCCCCTTGGCCTTTTCCTAATGAACTGACCAAATCTACAAGCCTCACAACTTTGTACATGGATAATGCCAACATCTTTGGTCTAATCCCTGACTTTTTTGATTCCTTTTCAAATCTGCAGAATCTGAGGCTTTCTTACAACAATTTTACTGGGTCTCTGCCTGCTTCTTTTGCGAAATCTGATATACAAAACCTTTGGATGAATGATCAGCAACTGGGTTTATCGGGTACTCTCGATGTGTTATCTGGGATGACTCAGTTGAGGCAAGTTTGGCTTCATAAGAATCAGTTCACAGGTCCCATTCCCGATTTGTCTAAATGTGAGAGCTTGTTTGATTTGTCTTTGCGTGACAACCAATTGACCGGTGTGGTTCCTGCTTCTGTTATTTCGCTTCCCGCTTTGTTGAACATTTCTTTGCAAAACAATAAGTTACAAGGTCCTTATCCTCTGTTTCCTAGTAAGGTTCAAAAGGTTAGCCTtgatcataataatttttgtaagaaCAGTTCAGATGCGGCTACCCCGTGTGATCCGCAGGTGACGACGTTGCTTCAGATTGCCGGAGATATGGGATATCCGGCGATTTTGTCTGACTCTTGGGAAGGAAACAATGCTTGCGATGGTTGGCCATTTGTCACATGTTCTCAGGGAAGGATCATAATCATTAATCTCGCGAATAAGCATTTGGCAGGGAAGATTTCGCCAGCATATGCCAATCTGACGTCATTGAAGAATTTGTATTTGCAGCAGAACAACTTGACCGGTCCTATTCCTGATGGCTTGACCAAACTAGCTTCCCTGCAGAATCTTGATGTATCGAATAATAATCTTTCTGGGAAGGTCCCTGATTTTGGGAGTAATGTGAAGTTTACTGTGTCACCTGGAAACCCTTTCATTGGCACTAATGTGGATACGACTCCTGGGGGAGCGGGGACTCCCGGATCCAAACCTAGTGGTCCCAGTGGGAGTCCTGCTGCATCAAGCAAGAGTAAGCTGTCTGTAGGTACAATTGTTGCTatagttgttgttgttgtgatTTTCATTGCGGTTGTGTTCTTCGTTGTGTATAAGTTTATTGCTAGGAGAAAGCATAGGAAGTTTGGTAGGGTAAAGAATCCAGAAGTTgggaatgaaatgaataaaaatggaGTAACTGGTGGTAATGGTACGAATGGGTATAATGGGGTTCCTAGTGAGTTGCATAGTCAAAGCAGTGGAGATGTTAGTGATCGCCATCTTTTTGAGGGTGGAAATGTGGCGATTTCGATAGAGGTACTTCGTCAAGTGACAGATAATTTTAGCGAAGCTAACATTTTGGGTAGGGGTGGATTTGGTGTTGTATATGGAGGGGAATTGCCTGATGGGACTAAAATTGCCGTGAAGAGGATGGAGTCTAATACAATGGGCAACAAAGGATTGAGTGAGTTTCAGGCTGAAATTGCAGTGCTTACCAAGGTCAGGCATAGGCATTTGGTTGCTCTCTTAGGTTATTGTATAAATGGCAGTGAGAGGCTATTGGTGTATGAGTATATGCCTCGGGGAACTTTGGCACAACATTTATTTGAGTGGCATGATCATGGATACACTCCGCTTACATGGAAGCAGCGGGTTACGATTGCACTAGATGTTGCTCGAGGAGTGGAGTATTTACACAGCTTGGCACAACAGAGTTTCATCCATAGAGATCTGAAGCCTTCCAACATTCTCATTGGGGATGACATGAGGGCTAAGGTTGCAGATTTTGGTTTGGTTAAAAATGCACCTGATGGGAAGTACTCCGTGGAGACGCGGTTGGCTGgaacatttgggtatcttgcCCCTGAGTATGCTG CTACTGGAAGAGTGACAACGAAAATTGATGTTTATGCATTTGGAGTGGTTTTGATGGAAACCATCACCGGTAGGAAAGCATTGGATGATACTATGCCAGATGACAGGGCTCATTTGGTTACATGGTTCCGTCGGGTCTTAATAAGCAAAGAAAATATCCCAAAGGCTATTGATCCAAACCTCAATCTTGACGAAGAGACAATTGAGAGCATTTATAGAGTGGCTGAGCTGGCAGGACATTGTACTGCGCGCGAACCACAACAAAGACCAGATATGGGCCATGCAGTCAATGTTTTGGGTCCTCTTGTAGAGCAATGGAAACCTGCCACCCgtgaagatgaagatggttATGGTATTGACCTCCACATGAGTCTACCTCAAGCTCTACAAAGATGGCAAGCTAATGAAGGTACGTCAACAATGTTTGGTGACATGTCTTCATCATACTCCCAATCCCATTCGAGCATACCTTCAAAACCCTCCGGATTTGCAGACACATTCAATTCAGCAGATTGCAGATGA